From the genome of Desulfatiglans sp.:
TTTACAGTGGAGAAGATGGTTGCAGCGTATCAGCAGATGTATGGGGAAGAGTGAGTAGTGAAGAGTGAGTAGTGAGTAGTGAAGAGTGAGTAGTGAGTAGTGAAGAGTGAGTAGTGAGTGGGGAGGAGTTGATACATGAGTTTCAAACCGCATAAGAAGTTAGAAGCCTGGAAATGTTCGATGGAACTCTGTAAGACTATATATCAGGTGTGCAAAAAACTCCCTGTGGATGAAAAATATGGTTTGGTAAATCAAATGAAGCGAGCCGCAGTCTCTATTCCAAGTAATATAGCAGAAGGGGCAGCGCGAAATTCAAAAAAGGAGTTTAACCAGTTTCTCAGCATCGCTTTAGGATCATTATCTGAATTAGATACCCAGGTGGAATTATGTGTTAATTATCTAAATCTATTAAAAGATGATGATATCTCCGAAATCAATGAAAAACTTGAACAAATTGGTAAAATGATTTCTGGCTTAAAAAGATCACTCAAAACTACTAACCACTATCTACTAACTAATTACCAATTAAAAGCAGACAATGGACTTAAATAAAGCCATCACAATCCTAAGAGGAATTATCTCGAATATTATCGCGTTAGTATCTCCAAAGCTATTTATAAAAGTTACACAGGAGACAGGAAGAGGAGGAGACTTTAACAGGGATGATGAAT
Proteins encoded in this window:
- a CDS encoding four helix bundle protein, encoding MSFKPHKKLEAWKCSMELCKTIYQVCKKLPVDEKYGLVNQMKRAAVSIPSNIAEGAARNSKKEFNQFLSIALGSLSELDTQVELCVNYLNLLKDDDISEINEKLEQIGKMISGLKRSLKTTNHYLLTNYQLKADNGLK